A single window of Colletes latitarsis isolate SP2378_abdomen chromosome 11, iyColLati1, whole genome shotgun sequence DNA harbors:
- the Cp190 gene encoding centrosome-associated zinc finger protein CP190, which translates to MEAANQEKQLPSRGLKQVKVDNWGTFFLQRLQQLYFEEELLDLTIKFPTSDITVQAHRLVITTCTDYFMQLEREQKGKDKNFDGIIVMPSDMPYECVKSIISFMYTGQLEYWTSEQHALYRTAQKMNMTVLTKLLDAQFNTASLQNEQSPKTNARPVIAVSKPSTSSTKPTTTSSSSPGLSSQPLPGRKLPIWKRKLDTPQNTPSPIFEMRTFHGMPSTNRPTEVTPGPSRFDLPEAEEFALGIFSSFDDITYNTKPIVQAPDKYKRDSSPSGKCSPDRDSKNDTTEDEEDEGHMNEKSLKEMNSDDDWSVARCFQRGQETQPSPSKRVRFDLEEKENMEKGKPTFRANSEDSINNHAKIIREVLKKYPHLVKNNKNIRLKIMQKEAKSSESNAACKTKVSYVVLKSDHLMSNTNGEENESKSNGNVDGGETGPWKCSKCDIEGEYTNYYMYRRHMQDVHEEKFDPRVCEHCGYKATKRNILMYHLYTKHNVPPPKSMCFPKCQACSYVALSETLLVRHQINHHHRPTSRQHSSTSEDIQCTQCSQTFKDVHELTAHEINTGHGNLPDGKEKGHRCTHCGKVFVRATNLQVHLDCVHKDVRDSESVSSRQISLVPSSEAEALSHVASGIAASLGVGDSGTAESPESGENDPEYVVPDMELNNMSDEISYSTHELVEQPMIMLIDNENYQQQENEQQQSQPQQLNISDNEQIVMQGTEDGMIVYIHGNDEGERQTYEHYQSDELTEETEEIVEEVVEEVEEKVMEEEEMQVEQSEILEECNVDQVEEVIQYVEEQTEIVEYDEQCSEQSNSADEPQESVMIIEEEHVDEEEEEEEDAEKNDKGNKRTSFTEWDEDSRELVES; encoded by the exons ATGGAAGcagcaaatcaggaaaagcaacTCCCTTCTCGGGGGCTAAAGCAAGTGAAGGTGGATAATTGGGGAACTTTCTTTCTCCAAAGACTGCAACAACTTTATTTTGAGGAGGAACTGCTTGATCTTACGATCAAATTCCCTACTAGCGATATCACTGTTCAG gctCATCGTTTAGTCATAACAACATGCACAGATTATTTCATGCAATTGGAACGCGAACAAAAAGGGAAAGATAAAAACTTTGATGGGATAATCGTTATGCCATCAGACATGCCATACGAATGCGTCAAGTCAATTATAAG TTTTATGTACACTGGACAATTGGAATATTGGACTTCTGAGCAACATGCTTTATATCGTACTGCACAAAAAATGAATATGACTGTTCTGACTAAATTGCTTGATGCACAATTTAATACTGCTTCTCTACAAAACGAGCAATCTCCGAAGACCAATGCACGACCGGTAATAGCAGTTTCTAAGCCTTCAACTTCTAGCACAAAACCAACAACTACTTCCAGTTCGTCTCCAGGACTTTCAAGTCAGCCATTACCTGGTAGAAA ACTACCTATTTGGAAAAGGAAATTAGATACACCACAAAATACACCATCGCCTATATTTGAAATGCGAACATTCCATGGGATGCCATCGACAAACAGGCCTACAGAGGTGACTCCCGGACCGTCACGATTCGATCTCCCCGAAGCCGAGGAGTTCGCGCTCGGCATATTTTCATCGTTCGACGATATCACGTATAATACAAAACCTATCGTCCAAGCACCGGACAAATACAAACGAGATAGTTCGCCTAGCGGTAAATGTTCGCCGGACAGGGATAGCAAAAACGACACGACCGAGGACGAAGAGGACGAGGGTCACATGAACGAGAAGAGCCTGAAAGAAATGAATTCGGACGACGATTGGTCCGTGGCCAGATGTTTCCAAAGGGGCCAGGAAACGCAGCCTTCGCCGTCGAAGAGAGTGCGATTCGATCTCGAGGAGAAAGAGAACATGGAGAAAGGGAAACCGACTTTCAGGGCGAACTCCGAGGATTCGATCAACAATCACGCGAAAATCATTCGAGAGGTATTGAAGAAGTATCCCCATCTAGTAAAGAACAATAAAAACATACGTTTGAAGATAATGCAAAAGGAGGCGAAATCCTCGGAGAGCAACGCGGCGTGCAAAACGAAAGTTTCGTACGTGGTTTTGAAGTCCGATCACTTGATGTCGAACACCAACGGCGAGGAGAACGAATCGAAAAGCAACGGGAACGTAGACGGGGGCGAGACCGGCCCTTGGAAGTGCAGTAAGTGCGATATAGAGGGGGAGTACACGAACTACTATATGTACAGAAGACATATGCAGGACGTGCACGAGGAAAAATTCGATCCGAGAGTTTGCGAGCACTGCGGTTACAAGGCGACCAAACGGAACATATTGATGTATCATCTTTACACGAAACACAACGTGCCGCCGCCGAAGAGCATGTGTTTCCCGAAGTGCCAGGCCTGCTCGTACGTGGCACTGTCGGAGACGCTTTTGGTCAGACATCAGATAAATCATCATCATCGTCCAACGTCGCGTCAACATTCGTCGACGTCGGAGGACATACAGTGCACCCAGTGCTCGCAGACGTTCAAAGACGTCCACGAGCTTACGGCCCACGAAATAAATACCGGCCACGGAAATCTGCCGGACGGAAAGGAGAAGGGCCACCGTTGCACTCACTGCGGCAAAGTTTTCGTACGAGCCACGAATTTGCAAGTTCATCTGGATTGCGTGCACAAGGACGTACGGGATTCGGAGTCCGTGTCCTCGCGACAGATCTCTTTGGTACCCTCCTCGGAAGCAGAGGCCCTCAGCCACGTAGCGAGCGGCATAGCGGCCTCTTTGGGCGTCGGGGACAGCGGTACGGCTGAATCGCCGGAAAGCGGCGAAAACGATCCGGAGTACGTTGTGCCGGACATGGAGTTAAATAATATGTCGGACGAGATAAGTTACAGTACTCACGAGCTCGTCGAGCAGCCCATGATCATGCTAATCGACAATGAGAATTATCAACAACAGGAGAACGAGCAACAGCAATCGCAACCGCAACAGCTGAACATTTCTGATAACGAACAGATCGTGATGCAGGGCACGGAAGACGGGATGATCGTTTATATTCACGGGAACGACGAAGGCGAGCGACAGACGTACGAGCATTATCAATCGGACGAGCTCACCGAGGAGACTGAGGAAATAGTGGAGGAGGTGGTCGAAGAGGTCGAAGAAAAGGTAATGGAGGAGGAGGAAATGCAAGTTGAACAGTCGGAGATCTTGGAGGAATGCAATGTTGATCAAGTGGAGGAGGTTATACAGTACGTGGAGGAACAGACGGAAATAGTGGAATACGACGAGCAATGTAGCGAACAAAGTAACAGTGCTGACGAGCCTCAAGAGTCTGTTATGATCATCGAGGAGGAACACGTtgacgaggaagaggaagaagaagaagatgcCGAGAAGAACGATAAGGGAAACAAAAGAACAAGTTTCACAGAGTGGGACGAGGACAGTAGAGAATTAGTTGAATCATAA
- the Hsepi gene encoding D-glucuronyl C5-epimerase, with protein sequence MMRLNFKTILLVIVVAVLSSILTSWNNCGSPQFFKSTEWKTKFQHRDRQNLETGYQEIDCHINGDYSIGCRKEGDEVYIPFSFIHKYFEIYGKLATYDGLERFEWLHSYSKIVNPKGKYDPRGVFMTFENYNVEVRERVKCISGNDGVPISTQWKSQGYYYPTQIAQFGLSHYSKNLTEPEPRRKIIEDSDKVKREWIIPQGSIVSRIFDKHANSHVMKFATPETSTSGITLKLDHVLDFVLKWDFNIKDNGSIVITLQSRERKEMHYLHYITSNIVLHTYNNHVYYGIGQINHQWRRFTRDLVIDLQKGLYLNDKNKKKLSRSKLKMIKITLYGSGMIDNITLSTSEHMEQFYDAARWFVTNQNISSGGWANPVRRKVAPGIATLEPGWYSSMGQGHAISVLARAYYHSNEEKYLQAAIRGLQPFRLTSNKGGVAAVFLGKYVWYEEYPTTPSSFILNGFIYSLIGLYDLKSIATGKDAEEASRLFNQGMTSLKNMLTLYDTGSGTTYDLRHFTLKTAPNLARWDYHSTHVNQLLLLNSIDTDPIFTSTAERWIGYMNGKRAPHN encoded by the exons ATGATGCGGTTGAACTTCAAGACAATATTGCTTGTAATAGTAGTGGCAGTGTTAAGTTCAATATTAACATCTTGGAATAATTGCGGTAGtccacaattttttaaaagtacAGAATGGAAGACAAAATTTCAACACAGA GATAGACAGAATTTAGAGACTGGATATCAAGAAATAGATTGCCACATAAATGGTGATTATTCTATTGGTTGCCGTAAAGAAGGAGATGAAGTATATATACCATTTTCATTCATTCACAAATATTTTGAG ATTTATGGAAAGTTAGCAACCTATGATGGTTTAGAGAGGTTTGAATGGTTGCACAGTTATTCGAAAATTGTTAATCCCAAGGGGAAATACGATCCTCGGGGTGTGTTTATGACCTTTGAGAATTATAATGTTGAAGTCCGAGAACGTGTAAAGTGCATTAGCGGAAACGACGGTGTACCAATATCTACACAATGGAAGAGTCAAGGGTATTATTATCCCACTCAGATTGCACAATTTGGGTTATCCCATTATAGTAAAAATTTAACGGAACCGGAACCTCGTAGAAAAATTATCGAGGATTCTGATAAAGTTAAGAGAGAGTGGATCATACCTCAGGGATCCATTGTATCTAGGATATTTGATAAACATGCTAACAGTCATGTTATGAAATTTGCCACACCAGAAACTAGTACTTCCGGAATAACTCTGaagttagatcacgtactagatTTTGTATTAAAGtgggattttaatattaaagacaaTGGAAGCATCGTGATTACACTGCAGTCCAGAGAGAGGAAAGAAATGCATTATCTTCACTATATTACTAGTAATATAGTGTTGCATACTTACAACAACCATGTCTATTATGGAATCGGCCAAATTAACCATCAGTGGAGAAGATTTACTAGAGACCTAGTTATCGATTTACAGAAAGGTTTATATTTAAatgataaaaataagaaaaaattgtCTCGTTCGAAATTGAAG atgataaaaaTAACTTTGTACGGGTCTGGAATGATTGATAATATAACACTGTCTACAAGTGAACATATGGAGCAGTTCTATGATGCAGCAAGATGGTTTGTAACCAATCAGAATATTAGTTCTGGCGGATGGGCAAATCCTGTTAGAAGAAAAGTAGCTCCTGGGATAGCTACTCTTGAGCCCGGATG GTATTCTAGTATGGGTCAAGGACATGCTATTTCCGTATTAGCGCGAGCATATTATCATTCCAACGAAGAAAAGTATTTGCAAGCTGCTATTAGAGGTTTGCAGCCTTTTAGATTAACCTCTAATAAAGGTGGAGTAGCTGCAGTATTTCTAGGTAAATACGTATGGTATGAAGAATATCCTACAACACCTTCTTCTTTTATACTTAAtggatttatttattctttaattGGTTTATACGACTTAAAAAGTATAGCGACAGGTAAGGATGCAGAAGAAGCATCCAGACTCTTTAATCAGGGTATGACCTCATTGAAAAACATGTTAACTTTATACGATACAGGCTCTGGCACTACGTACGATTTACGTCATTTTACATTAAAAACAGCCCCAAATTTAGCTAGATGGGATTATCATTCTACTCATGTCAATCAGCTTCTTCTTCTAAATTCAATTGACACTGATCCAATCTTTACCTCTACAGCAGAAAGATGGATAGGTTACATGAATGGTAAGAGAGCACCGCACAACTAA
- the Med1 gene encoding mediator complex subunit 1 codes for MDVANGQKPLSGQSSVTGGSGMDKGKEWQMELLMEKLRSKASTFKSLVETAKNLRMAMLDKRFAIDSAEKGQLQKCLDTLQHSIKVTSLQSMVERLESLTRQLGLKFMMSGPPGTELFISSDMFFLEVLLEPTGVVKDVKIHHEGKNEQQSCDVLVSCLTRGDFLDFTVQLEGLASIYQLNADKKVKCKAFSALQSLEADLGILAQLQTFIKEPFNLVHKSPVGILERRRGGHAMKLTYFVSPYDLMDQENHTCDALSSEVVIKRKIGHSVTVCMEGSTAHKLPTSSIITVNRSPTGKSTPSYAPLTGTNSSVLPACFVLKLVKKMPMCMELVRRIQKVTELECGDISAPHPLLSLIIQHASEGQLDCRNNRGLYVTLPDQQHCYFMTENRNMEGVLVCSIPFTHPAHVPQILVYLRQQALFNTLIASCVRPMARHDPEHATIFEVSALSWQHISVSLEHPFEETMATVELDLTDISALKCKLYGISITNTERTSDLTGKVLQKCLSIPLTMRILMKSWESRDSLTAMNSMNSGNGNYSVNLGSGKDQNSQNGSGMPDFTNGETKIQQEPGLNNGNGTMGRQQSSQQQQLQQQQQQQQQQQSFLDAGTENSIGFPSYSGQSDTTTTAMLNPLQLGALLGQAKNSLANPLNERAKKTRKRKTADGIWRSPKRKGDETAEILLESSSSDSTPLGTPTGGRETMNETRTSTPTSATSLTSGLDFSNLDPTDILGTDKSSDYDFDNESEITDVHDLQDVEELIKRDRKSRKREEKKSPIIFEENKSLVPPSVSITPISSSSLGQATNYNSVLTGMGLERRPGIEIIPIASSPQTTLPSSITITPIAGPTQSKSLTDERRERKSSKGKSTEDKGKLEKRRKRKREDSPMGPPPDKIPSKQDPLSKPVTVSIKPTESPPNLSARPSSPATTLRKFSPSPTHTSPLALVGKSSPTLKQSTNKPVQSPKHSPVYSSSPKHTPVPASVSPKHGTSSPKHGSSASTGKPSMSALKSAANSPSSKTADSGQSKTKSSSSSSSKESNRDKERKTSSLTFGGSSGHQSPKTKSSSGKLKQLELIPSGETQSALPNSGGSTPPSGSSDLGKSAIAQQQARNRKGSLSAVIDKLKNAQNCTDDNGNGGAKSTAGGGGNSSGQKERSVGSSSNKATEGKCIGKNMESKNPAEYMVKHSSDGMKITINKTRTKDSKSGANLKLSSSSASVATGTSSGSSGSSASMSGNGSPKTHTGLKPGVSSGPASKKPPSQTSPKLSGSSSSGSGSSSGSKATLLGQKMLSALKSIPGPNSSSGNGAGGINVGGSSSGGLLSKTVMSSKSSSSSPKTTSSGVTDLSRNRDKSRLSKSSDKGLFPSKGIGDTRKSSPSGLREESESERAFKLLAAHASMSNLSSLPNLSPQLVVEGLMKQLDTKFQIPKLSARANAESGDKKSEKLSMLPDPGKTLDSLTSKQSEQAKLQTISNAASVAAKATSEDQSSQGRRDHVQTKPDNLSMTSATSVMSMNLGPDGASSLLLPALSAAGAHDLDIPTNLSMQSTENESRDPCKEPSSMARSNAQFLGSTLNSTAVGKDDASGGGPVMAVLPKSSDVQSTSKPVYSAMLATGAITGGNSSNASGSGNGATESLNLSIKPVDATMTKYKSDEKKQQQQQQQQQQQQQPQPQQQSQQQQQQQQPQQQVSSSGGSSSSSTLAAVISSEGAANAIKTAGIELPATTSQEAAEMLLDFSTPKDVAKSLNFTSIPERAMTQAASVRRNTPPPPPPAFPASPSVSVHIVKSPAPSPRVIPPSPHSTSPCITDDELMDEALVGMGK; via the exons ATGGATGTTGCGAACGGGCAAAAGCCCCTCA gtGGGCAATCTTCTGTCACTGGTGGTTCAGGAATGGATAAAGGAAAAGAGTGGCAGATGGAGTTGCTTATGGAGAAATTACGTTCCAAGGCTTCCACATTTAAGTCCTTGGTGGAAACTGCCAAAAACCTTCGTATGGCAATGCTG GATAAGAGGTTTGCAATCGATAGTGCAGAAAAAGGTCAACTACAAAAATGCTTAGATACTTTGCAACATTCCATAAAAGTGACCTCCTTGCAATCTATGGTAGAGCGCTTAGAGAGCTTGACCAGGCAATTGGG CTTAAAGTTTATGATGTCTGGTCCACCAGGTACAGAATTGTTTATATCGTCGGATATGTTCTTTTTGGAAGTGCTTTTGGAGCCAACAGGTGTAGTTAAAGATGTTAAAATTCACCACGAAGGGAAAAATGAGCAGCAG AGCTGCGACGTGTTGGTGTCTTGTCTGACGCGGGGAGATTTCCTTGATTTTACAGTACAATTAGAAGGCTTAGCTtcaatatatcaattaaatgcaGATAAAAAGGTAAAATGTAAAGCATTTAGCGCTTTACAATCGCTGGAGGCTGATCTGGGTATCTTAGCACAATTGCAGACATTTATCAAGGAACCTTTCAATCTTGTTCATAAAAGCCCAGTCG GAATTCTTGAGCGAAGACGGGGAGGCCATGCGATGAAATTAACATATTTCGTTTCTCCTTACGACTTAATGGATCAAGAGAACCATACATGCGATGCATTGAGTTCGGAAGTAGTTATTAAACGGAAGATCGGCCATTCCGTAACAGTTTGTATGGAAGGTTCTACTGCTCACAAGTTGCCTACATCTAGTATCATAACTGTAAATAGAAGTCCTACAGGAAAAAG tacTCCATCCTATGCTCCGTTAACTGGTACAAATTCATCCGTATTACCCGCTTGCTTCGTATTGAAACTTGTTAAGAAGATGCCAATGTGCATGGAATTAGTACGTAGGATACAGAAGGTTACGGAGCTCGAATGCGGAGACATATCGGCTCCCCATCCGTTGCTTAGTTTGATTATTCAGCACGCCAGCGAGGGTCAGCTAGATTGTCGGAACAACAGAGGACTTTACGTT ACTTTACCAGATCAACAGCACTGCTACTTCATGACGGAAAACAGAAACATGGAAGGTGTATTAGTATGTAGCATACCTTTCACGCATCCGGCACACGTTCCACAGATCTTGGTGTACTTACGTCAGCAAGCGCTGTTTAACACTTTAATCGCGAGTTGCGTTAGACCTATGGCACGCCACGATCCAGAACACGCGACTATATTCGAAGTGAGCGCTTTATCATGGCAACACATATCGGTAAGTTTGGAGCATCCGTTCGAGGAGACGATGGCGACGGTGGAACTGGATCTGACGGATATCTCCGCGCTGAAGTGCAAATTGTATGGCATTAGTATAACGAACACGGAGCGAACGTCAGATTTGACAGGAAAAGTCCTGCAGAAGTGTTTGAGCATACCTTTGACGATGAGGATTCTCATGAAGTCGTGGGAGAGTCGAGACTCGTTGACAGCGATGAACAGTATGAACAGCGGGAACGGGAACTATAGCGTTAACCTTGGTTCTGGCAAGGATCAGAACAGCCAAAACGGTTCCGGGATGCCGGATTTTACCAACGGGGAGACGAAAATACAGCAGGAGCCCGGCCTGAACAACGGAAACGGAACGATGGGAAGGCAACAGTCGTCGCAACAGCAACAgctgcaacaacaacaacaacaacaacagcaacaacagtcTTTTTTAGATGCCGGAACGGAGAATAGTATCGGTTTTCCGTCGTATTCCGGCCAATCCGATACCACGACTACTGCGATGTTGAATCCTTTGCAACTGGGGGCGTTACTTGGACAAGCAAAAAACTCTTTGGCCAATCCTCTGAACGAGCGCGCGAAAAAGACGCGTAAACGAAAGACGGCGGACGGTATTTGGCGAAGCCCAAAGAGGAAAGGCGACGAGACGGCGGAAATATTGTTGGAGAGTTCCAGTTCCGACTCGACGCCTCTCGGTACGCCGACCGGTGGCAGAGAAACCATGAACGAAACGAGAACGTCCACCCCGACATCGGCCACGAGTTTAACCAGCGGTTTAGATTTTTCCAATTTAGATCCCACGGACATTCTAGGAACGGACAAGAGCTCCGACTACGATTTCGACAATGAAAGCGAGATAACGGACGTACACGACTTGCAAGACGTGGAAGAGTTGATAAAAAGAGATCGCAAGTCGCGGAAAAGGGAAGAGAAAAAGAGCCCGATTATATTCGAAGAGAACAAAAGCCTGGTGCCGCCATCAGTAAGTATAACGCCAATTTCAAGCAGTAGTTTGGGTCAAGCCACGAACTATAACTCTGTACTTACGGGGATGGGTTTGGAAAGGAGACCCGGCATTGAAATAATACCGATAGCCTCGTCGCCGCAGACTACTTTACCGAGTTCTATTACTATAACTCCGATAGCTGGACCAACGCAGTCGAAAAGCTTGACGGACGAGCGCAGAGAGAGAAAGAGCTCGAAGGGAAAGTCGACGGAGGATAAGGGCAAGCTGGAAAAGAGACGCAAACGGAAAAGAGAGGACAGTCCTATGGGACCACCGCCGGACAAGATACCGTCTAAACAGGATCCTTTGTCGAAACCGGTAACGGTCAGCATCAAACCGACCGAGTCGCCGCCAAATTTGAGCGCGCGACCTTCCTCGCCCGCCACGACCTTAAGAAAATTTAGTCCGTCTCCGACGCATACCAGCCCACTAGCTCTTGTAGGTAAGTCCAGTcctacgttgaaacagtcaacgaacaaGCCGGTGCAAAGTCCAAAGCACTCTCCGGTCTATAGCAGCAGTCCCAAGCACACGCCGGTGCCTGCTAGCGTGAGCCCTAAACACGGTACGTCGTCGCCCAAGCACGGTAGCTCGGCGAGCACCGGTAAACCGAGCATGTCTGCCCTGAAGTCGGCGGCGAACTCGCCCTCCAGCAAGACTGCCGATTCCGGGCAGTCGAAAACGAAGTCTTCCTCTTCGTCCTCGAGCAAAGAGTCGAACCGGGACAAGGAGAGAAAGACGTCGTCGTTGACGTTCGGCGGTTCGAGCGGCCACCAGAGCCCGAAAACAAAGTCCTCTAGCGGTAAGTTGAAACAGTTGGAATTAATTCCCAGCGGCGAGACGCAGTCCGCCCTGCCCAACAGCGGCGGCAGCACGCCACCATCCGGCAGCTCGGACCTCGGTAAGTCCGCCATCGCCCAGCAACAGGCGAGAAACAGAAAGGGCTCGTTGAGCGCCGTCATCGACAAGCTGAAGAACGCTCAGAACTGCACGGACGACAACGGAAACGGCGGCGCCAAGTccaccgccggcggaggcgggaaCTCGAGCGGTCAGAAAGAGAGAAGCGTCGGTAGCTCGTCGAACAAGGCCACCGAGGGAAAGTGCATCGGTAAGAACATGGAGTCGAAGAACCCGGCGGAGTACATGGTGAAGCACAGCTCCGACGGCATGAAGATAACGATCAACAAAACCCGCACAAAGGACTCCAAGTCTGGAGCAAATCTTAAACTGTCTTCGTCCTCCGCTTCCGTGGCGACCGGCACGTCTTCCGGTTCGTCCGGTTCGTCAGCTTCCATGTCGGGTAACGGCTCGCCGAAAACGCACACCGGTTTGAAGCCAGGCGTAAGTTCCGGTCCCGCGTCCAAGAAACCCCCGTCGCAGACGTCCCCGAAGCTGTCCGGTTCCTCGTCTTCCGGTTCCGGGAGCAGCAGCGGCAGCAAAGCGACGTTGCTGGGTCAGAAGATGCTGTCCGCCTTGAAGTCCATACCAGGACCGAACTCCAGCAGCGGCAATGGCGCGGGGGGGATCAACGTGGGCGGCAGCAGCAGCGGAGGCTTGTTATCCAAAACCGTCATGTCCTCAAAGTCATCCTCGAGCTCGCCGAAGACCACCAGTTCGGGCGTGACGGACCTCAGTCGGAATCGCGACAAGTCCCGGTTGTCCAAGTCCAGCGACAAGGGTCTGTTTCCATCGAAGGGCATCGGCGACACGAGAAAATCGAGTCCTTCCGGTCTGCGGGAGGAAAGCGAGAGCGAACGAGCGTTCAAGCTATTGGCCGCCCACGCTTCCATGTCGAACCTATCCAGTCTGCCGAATCTGTCGCCGCAGCTGGTCGTCGAGGGTCTTATGAAGCAGTTGGACACCAAGTTCCAGATACCGAAACTGTCCGCCAGAGCGAACGCGGAATCCGGCGACAAGAAGTCGGAGAAGCTCTCCATGCTGCCCGACCCCGGGAAGACGCTGGACAGTCTGACGTCGAAGCAGTCGGAGCAGGCGAAGCTGCAAACGATATCGAACGCCGCGTCCGTGGCCGCGAAAGCAACGTCGGAGGATCAGTCGAGCCAGGGTAGACGGGATCACGTGCAAACCAAGCCCGACAATCTCTCCATGACGAGCGCCACCTCGGTGATGTCCATGAACCTAGGCCCAGATGGGGCCAGCAGCCTTTTGCTTCCCGCTTTGTCCGCCGCCGGTGCCCACGATCTGGACATCCCGACCAACCTCTCGATGCAGTCGACCGAGAACGAGTCCCGCGACCCGTGCAAGGAGCCATCGTCCATGGCCAGGAGCAACGCGCAGTTTCTAGGTAGCACACTGAACTCCACGGCCGTTGGCAAGGACGACGCCAGCGGCGGTGGCCCGGTAATGGCCGTTCTACCAAAAAGTTCCGACGTACAGTCTACCAGCAAACCCGTGTACTCCGCCATGTTGGCCACCGGCGCCATAACCGGCGGCAACTCGTCGAACGCCTCGGGCTCCGGCAACGGGGCCACGGAAAGCCTGAATCTGAGCATCAAACCGGTGGACGCGACCATGACAAAGTACAAATCCGACGAGAagaagcaacagcaacagcaacagcagcagcagcagcagcagcaaccacAACCGCAGCAGCAgtcgcagcaacagcagcagcagcagcaaccgcAACAGCAAGTATCGTCTTCCGGTGGGTCGTCGAGTTCCTCTACGTTGGCCGCGGTGATAAGTTCGGAGGGCGCCGCGAACGCTATTAAAACCGCGGGGATAGAGTTGCCGGCGACGACGTCGCAGGAGGCCGCGGAGATGCTGCTGGACTTCTCCACACCGAAAGACGTGGCAAAGAGCCTGAACTTCACGAGCATTCCCGAGAGGGCGATGACACAGGCGGCCTCGGTGCGCAGAAACACGCCGCCACCGCCTCCTCCTGCCTTCCCGGCCAGTCCTTCCGTGAGCGTGCACATTGTAAAAAGTCCTGCACCCTCGCCGAGGGTTATTCCGCCGTCGCCTCACTCCACCTCACCGTGCATTACCGACGACGAGCTGATGGACGAGGCGTTGGTAGGAATGGGCAAATGA